The Eriocheir sinensis breed Jianghai 21 unplaced genomic scaffold, ASM2467909v1 Scaffold1022, whole genome shotgun sequence nucleotide sequence ttcgtcgtcCCCAACAGAGTCatcttaactctcctcctcctcctcctcctcctcctcctcctcttccttctcttcctcctcctcctcgtgtcctcattcccttctctcttcccattcactcattcctcctttcctctcttctctctcctcttctctcctcttaaccCGTACCTcacaaccctttcctcctcctcttcctcctcctcctcctcctcctcctcaaaattcTCTCCGCTCTGCCACACTTCCTCCACGtgcctctcactttccctcctctcccctcctcttccctcccctttccttcctctttcccctctcactctcattctcactctctctctccctttctcttcctctcgttcaaCATCTTTCTCAGTGGTGTtatggtgtctctctctctctctctctctctctcatacatacacacTGCTTCaaccactctccctttccttctcagcGCCCCACCATTTCACCCCCTCACCGCCCCCCACACAACTCTCCCATTTCTCCCCAACCCCCTTATCCACATCTTagcgccccctctctctctcctctcccccacacTCAACTTCCCCTCTCCAAATCCCCCTCTCCAGTATCTACATCTTAtcgccctctctcccccctcccctcacaactcccccttccttccctcactcccccctcccctgtaTACGACTCACCCCCCTTTCTTCCACCCCCGCAGTAACCACATCGCCGAGCTGGTGGAGGAGGACTGGGCGGGGCTGCGGGACACCCTGGCCACACTCTTCCTCGGCGACAACGACATCGACCACGTGCCGCGGGATGTCTTCTCCAGGTGCAAGCGGCTGCTCAGACTCAACCTCGACGACAATAACATCCTCACCCTCGAGCGGGACTCCCTCTCGAGGAACATCCAGACCCTGAGCCTCAGCCATAACCTGCTCACCGGCTTCCCCTCCGAGGCGCTGAGCAGCATCCGCGGCCTCACGTGGCTCTTCCTGCGAGGCAACCTCCTGGACCGCCTCCCGGACTCCGGCTTCGTGGTGCAGAAGAAGCTGGACAAGCTGGACCTTGGCGAGAACTTCATCCGCTTCATCCCCAACAACCTCTTCAACGGCTCCCTCACCGTGCGGGACCTGCACCTCGACTTCAACCTGCTGACGGAGATCCAGGAGCGCGCCTTCCAGGGCCTCGACCCCGGCCGCCTTTACCTCTCGTCCAACAACATCTTCAACATCAGCGAGGAGGCCTTCCTGGGTGGCCCCGAGAACTCCCTGGTCATGGTGGACCTGGAGAAGAACTCCCTCACGTCGGTGCCCAGGGCGCTGTCCAAGCTGAAGCGGCTGCGCTACCTCTACCTGCCCGACAACAAGATCTCGGAGATCAAGGAGGACGCCTTCTGCTCCTTCTGCGAGACGCTCGAGTCGCTGAGCCTGTCGGGCAACCAGCTGCTGGCGGTGCCGCGCGCGTCGCTGGAGAACTGCAGCACCATCACGCACCTCAACCTCGGCCACAACCAGATCGAAGACCTGCGCGAGGAGGACTTCGAGACGTGGGGCGACAACCTGGAGACGCTGGTGCTCCGCAACAATAAGATCCAGCGCGTGCTGCCGCACACCTTCCGCTACACGCCCAAGCTGCGCGAGCTGAGCCTCTCCTTCAACCGCATCGGCGACATCACGCCGGAGTCCTTCATCGACATCCTCAACACCCTGGAGGTGCTGGAGATCAGCTTCGGCTTCTACCGCGACGACTTCCCGGAGGAGGTGCTCAAGCCGCTGACGGCGCTGCAGTGGATCGCCCTCGACAACAACAACTTCCGGACCATCTCGGAGACGGCGCTCTACTCCTTCGGCGAGCTGCACTACTTCAACATGGACTCCAACCGCTTGACGCACATCCCCAAGACGCTCTTCCACCAGAACGTCCACAAGAAGCTGAGCGACATCCGGCTGGCGCTCAACTTCATCGACCGGCTGGAGACGCACACCTTCCACCACCTGGTCAGCCTGCGCACGCTGGTGCTGACGGGCAACAAGATCAGGACGGTGCATTTCGAGGCCTTCAAGGACCTGCCCGTGCTAAGCACCATCCTGCTCAGCGACAACCAGCTGGAGCACATCGAGCCGCGCGCCTTCTCGGACCTGCCGGGCCTGGTGGAGCTGGACCTGCAGCAGAACAGGCTGAAGGAGTTCTCGCTGGCCGTATTCGCCAACGTGACCACCGCCCTCACGCCGCTGGACGTCAACATCTCCTACAACGAGATCCACGAGCTGGGCGCCGCCTCGGGGCCGCACCCGCAGATCATGAGCCTCGACGTGAGCCACAACGCCCTCAAGGAGGTGCCCATCAACTTCCTCGGCGCCATCGTGTTCTCGCTGCAGCGGCTCGACCTCGGCTACAACAAGATCACCAAGCTGGACAGCACGGCCTTCGGGCACCTGCCGCGCCTGCAAATGCTGATCCTGGTGCACAACGGCATCAAGCAGATCCGGTCGCGCGCCTTCAGCTCCCTGGAGATGGTGCAGCTGCTGGACCTGAGCCACAACCACCTCAAGAACCTGCCGCCCAAGTGCTTCTCCGACACCACCTTCCTGCGCGTGCTCGACCTCTCCTTCAACCACCTCCGCTCGCTGCCCCTTTCAGTGTTCCGCGGCACGCGCCTCGAGACGCTGCAGCTGTCACACAACCAGTTCGTGTCCATGCCCGTGACCATGTTCAAGGACGTGGAGGAGACGCTGCACTACCTCGACATCTCGCACAACCACCTCGAGCACCTGGACTCCACCATGTTCTACAACGCGCCCGACCTCATCGAACTCAACCTCGCCCACAACCGGCTCTCCATCCTGCCCGACAACGTGTTCCTCTCGCTCACGGGCCTCATCACCCTCGACCTCAGCGGCAACCCGGTCCGCGCGAACTTCAAGGAGCTCTTCCACTACACACAGAACATCCAGAAGCTCAACATGGCCAGCATCGGGTTCACCTCCTCCCCCATCATCCCGCTCCCCAACCTCATCTCCCTCAACCTCTCCTCCAACGGCATCGCGGAGATCGAGCAGCAGTCGGTGGAGTCCCTGGTGCGCCTCCGCTCGCTCGACCTCTCCCACAACCAGCTCGTCCAGGTCAGGTCGAGGCTCTGGAGGTCGATGGTCTACCTCAAATACCTCGACCTCTCCTACAACCCTATCGAGGTAAGTTttggaggtaggggaggggagggaggaaggggggaggatagtaggggaagggaggaaaggagggtgagaaggatgatggagaaggaaggagagaaaggaggtacaggatgaggaaaggataagagaagggaagggaagggaagggaagagaagggagaaaaggaggaggaggaggaggagatgcaagaagagaagaggaggtgaaaagggggaaggatggagaggaggaataagaagaggaaaatagggaagggagaaaaataaggaaggaaggaatgggaataaaaggaaaataaaggaagagaagaaaggggagaaggaacggatgaacaacgaagaggaaacgaaagcggaagaagaaagaaagcaacgaacgaatgaagagaaacgagaaaaaaaaagagataagttaaggaaagaatagaagagattGAAACTTGAGAGACAGGAGGAGTCGAAGTAAAGAGcgtaaaaagaagataagaatggATAAAACTAATACccagaagataaggagaaagaaagaccgACAAAAGGAACGGAAGACGAGAAAacatgaagaagataaaaaacaaataaacttaaaaacaaaagaagaaaagaagaaagagtaagaaaagagaggtggagaagaaaagaaagaagaacactgGAGAaactagagaaggaaggaataaaggaaagaggaagaaaggagggtgaagaagaaaagaagcaagaaaaaaaacaaaatgcgtaaagaaaataaaagaaaacaaataaggaagTGAAATCAAGGAGGAaattgtgaagagagagagagagagagagagagagagtaggaaggaggaggaacaatttCATgtccgaaggaaggaaggaaggaagatcaaaggaggaggaggaggaggaggaggaagaggaggagagaaaataatatagaaggaggaggaagacaaaggaaggaaggaaggagagcaaaggcgACGCAAGtgatcaaactctctctctctctctctctctctctctctctctctctct carries:
- the LOC126988963 gene encoding chaoptin-like (The sequence of the model RefSeq protein was modified relative to this genomic sequence to represent the inferred CDS: added 703 bases not found in genome assembly) — translated: MAWGVSAPVAAAPQLLAWLWAAAWVVLGACGSPQIGPCTFNHLCTCSYSGDAPTAAYAYTSPPAPDRITELTCVGVPFARIPEIPPGLVMQMDVLNSGLEVIAEQDFGDTRVGNLRLMSNNIRLIADKAFSGMSQFLQSLDLSHNELTRVPRGALTPLKSLEWFNLHGNHIAELVEEDWAGLRDTLATLFLGDNDIDHVPRDVFSRCKRLLRLNLDDNNILTLERDSLSRNIQTLSLSHNLLTGFPSEALSSIRGLTWLFLRGNLLDRLPDSGFVVQKKLDKLDLGENFIRFIPNNLFNGSLTVRDLHLDFNLLTEIQERAFQGLDPGRLYLSSNNIFNISEEAFLGGPENSLVMVDLEKNSLTSVPRALSKLKRLRYLYLPDNKISEIKEDAFCSFCETLESLSLSGNQLLAVPRASLENCSTITHLNLGHNQIEDLREEDFETWGDNLETLVLRNNKIQRVLPHTFRYTPKLRELSLSFNRIGDITPESFIDILNTLEVLEISFGFYRDDFPEEVLKPLTALQWIALDNNNFRTISETALYSFGELHYFNMDSNRLTHIPKTLFHQNVHKKLSDIRLALNFIDRLETHTFHHLVSLRTLVLTGNKIRTVHFEAFKDLPVLSTILLSDNQLEHIEPRAFSDLPGLVELDLQQNRLKEFSLAVFANVTTALTPLDVNISYNEIHELGAASGPHPQIMSLDVSHNALKEVPINFLGAIVFSLQRLDLGYNKITKLDSTAFGHLPRLQMLILVHNGIKQIRSRAFSSLEMVQLLDLSHNHLKNLPPKCFSDTTFLRVLDLSFNHLRSLPLSVFRGTRLETLQLSHNQFVSMPVTMFKDVEETLHYLDISHNHLEHLDSTMFYNAPDLIELNLAHNRLSILPDNVFLSLTGLITLDLSGNPVRANFKELFHYTQNIQKLNMASIGFTSSPIIPLPNLISLNLSSNGIAEIEQQSVESLVRLRSLDLSHNQLVQVRSRLWRSMVYLKYLDLSYNPIESLTKDSFGGASNIETLVLSNLDNITRFDYDALSHMTFLRELYMNTYPNIEKYRFRVGHLLATVHTLQKLHLEVREKALTDQITGAFGPKLKELHITGKALTDIDANTFRGFQNKHELLLSITDTSIETFPDGLLAHLSDVAYLSLDLRRNKLRYLSPQVLYENSSTWESKGTTFVAGGLALEGNEWGCDCSLVWLGRWLRRWLRETLLIHTAVLKGAQRVHTLARAATCYEPRTGQNVPLLDLHAEDLGCQASALSDASAAPPIAAPPPPLPALALLLAALVVVGA